CACATACTGCACGGCATGCACTTGCAACGCGCCGTTGTCGTGCGAGAAGCGCATGCCGATCTTCGGCGCACCACGGTCAATGGCTGCAGCGTCTATGACGGTCTTCTCGCCAGGGTAGCCTTTGAACGTGATCCATGCCTCTGGCGCGCCGCTGTTAGCCACACGCACCGGCGTGTCGAGATCGTACTGTCCGCCGCGGATGAGCACGGTGTCGCCAGCGCGCGCTGTTTCGGCGGCCTTGTTGATCGTCAGCCACGGCTTGGCCAGCGTCCCAGGATTGTCGTCATGTCCATCCGGCGCGACGTAGAAGGTATTTGCCGGTATTGCGTCATTCATGGATGCCGATTGTGCACGCTGGCGCGGCGGCGGCGCGGCGCAGGCGGCCAGGACGATGCCAGCGACAAGCGGGCAAAGGAGAACGAGTTGTTTCATAGTCAACGTAAGGGCGACCCTATGTGGTCGCCTGCTATGTGGTCGCCCGCATCCCGCAACGTCGTCAACGTGAAAATCGAATACGGCAGCACGAAAGCGTCGATGCCGTTGAACGGCCAGTTCGGCCCGCGCACGGGGATGCTGCCGATGTAGTGGCAGTTCTCGCCTTCGCTGGTGCGGTAGTGCGCCACGCTGCCCTGCACCACCGAATCGGCCAACCCCTCCAACCAGGCGTTGAGATACAACGCCTCGCCGGTCGTGTTCATGCCGACCAGCGTGACGCCATCGCGCGCCTCGTTCGAGAAGGCCAGTACGCGCAAGCCAGCGACCTCGCTCACGGCCTCAACGCGCTGCCAGCCGGGCGGCACAAAGCGGAAGGCGTGCTTCATGGCGTGATAGCGCTTCTTCGGCGTGTGCACGCGCAGACCCGTGCGCAACAAGCCGTAGATCGTCCACGCCTCGTCGTGGTCGTGATAGTTGTCGTAGGCGTCCCACACCAGCGCGCCGCTGAAGCCGGCCTCAAGCAGGTCAAACAAGCGCGACGCCATCCGCCATGCCACATACCATTCCTTCTCGCCGCTCTGGTCGAGGTCGCCGAACTCGGTCATCCAGGCGCGCGCTCTTGGAAAAGCGTTTGCGACGGCCAGTACATCGGCGAACTGACTCGGCGTGAGGTCGGTATAGGTGTGCAGGCCAAAGACGCCGATGCGATCCTGAAGTTGTGGCAGCGCGACGATGGGCTTGAGATAGTCGGCGCTGAAGCGGCCCTGCTCTGCAACGACGAGCTTGATATGGTCGAGGCCTCTCGCGCTGAGCTTCGCATCGAGCAACTCGATCACTCTCGCAAAGGCCTCTGGCGAGACATGCGGCCCTTCCGGCTGGCCGAGGTCGGTCTCGTTGAGCGGGCCGAACAAAGTGAACCTGAGGCCTTCGCGCTTGACGGCCCACTCGACCAGCGAGACGAGCATGTCGCAGAAGCCATCGTAATCGGCCAGCGTCTTGCCGTCATCGCCCAGCATCCAGCGCGGCACGTCGCCGCTGCACGTCAGATACGGCTCGATGCCGTGCTCGTTCAGCCATCGCATCATCGCCCAGCCATTGCTCGCGACGGGGCGGGTGTAAATGCGTTCGAGGTGCGCCGAGTCGAGCGCCGCGGGGCCGAGGCTGCCATCCTCGTCAATCCAGTCGCTCTTGCCGAAGATGTCCACGCGATACAGGCGCGCGCCGAGGTCGTCGTGCAGCCGGCGCATGGTCGGGATGAGCTTGCCGCGGTTCCAGTATTTCGAGTTGATGTTGACGCCGAAGCCGTCAATCGTCTGATGCGCGCACGACGCATCCACACGCACGCAGGCCATGATGCCGGGTCCCTGCATCGTTTTCTCCCTCACCCCTGCCCTCTCCCGCTGGGAGAGGGAGACTATATCGCCGCGCTGGCCGCGCCGTCCACGTAGAGCGCGCTGCCGGTCACGCCGCTGGATTCGTCCGACGCGAGGAAGAGCACGCAGTAGGCCACCTCGCGCGTGGTGGCCATGCGGCCGGTGGGCTGCTGCCGCTTGATCAGCGCCTTGAGTTGCTCCTCGCCCATCTGTTCGAGCAGATGCAGGTTCATCGGCGTGTCCACCCAGCCAGGGCAAATGGCGTTGCAGCGGATGTTCTTCTCGGCGTACGACACGGCGATGGCCTTGGTCAAGCCGATCACCGCTGCCTTCGACGAGGTATAGGCCTCGTAGCCCGGCTCGGTCAGCGTCGCCATCACCGACGAGGTGTTGATGATGCTGCCACCGCCCTGCACCAGCATGGCCGGGATGACCGCCTTGCACATCAAGAACATGCCTTTGACGTTGACGTCCATCACCTCGTCCCACGTCCCCTCGGTGAAGTCGAGCATCTCGCCGTGGGGCATGATGCCGGCGTTGTTGAAGACGACGTCAATGCGGCCATGCTCGCGCAGCGCGTTCTCGACCACCCGCGCGATGTCGGCAGCCTTGGACACATCGGCTCGCACGGCCAGGGCGCTCACGCCCGCCGGCAACTGCGCCTGCGTCGCGGTCAGCCCATCCAGGTCGCGATCCACCAGCACCAGGGTCGCGCCGTGTTCGGCGAACAGGAGCGCCGTGCCGCGCCCGATGCCCGAGCCGGCGCCGGTGATGATGCAGACTTTGTCTTGGAGTCTCATGTTCTGCTTTTCGTAAGAGCGCGTTCGCACGCAGGGGCGACTCTGCGTGTCGCTCACACCATGCCCGAACGATGCGCGGGCAGGCACACCAGCCTACCCCTACAAGAAAGTGCGCTCCCTTTGTAGCGAGCAAGGCTTACAGCAGCTCGCGACGAACCGTCTCCACCCAGCGCTTGCTGAAATGTAGCGCATCATTCACGCGAACTTCCAGGTTGATCGTCACATGAAAGTGCGTTTGTGACGCCTGCACGACAACATCGCTGGTGCCTCGTATTGTTTGATTCGAACGCACGATGCCCAGCATCGTTTGACCGTGTGCGCTGGCGCCAGCAGGGTTGCGCGGATCAACCTCGCATCTCACAGACAGCTTGCGTTGCATCACCGTGTGTTCATTCAAACGACTCTCGCCCTCGTTGACAATCGTGACAGCGACATGCCCATTGAGCATATTCATCGTTGTTTGCCACACCGGCGGACGCACAGCATCGGCATGTCGCAGCCTCGTTTGGCGGGATGGCAGGAACTTAGGTGGCTGCGCACTTCCTTGTGCCGGTATGGTTGACAGGATGAGACGCGAAGGCGTCGTCCCGCCGAAATACACGGTGTTCGTTGCCGGCTCGGGCGTAGGCCACACATTCGGCCAGTCGCTGCTGGCAACGCTCAGCCGAATCCGGTGTCCCTTCTGAAACTTCCAAGCGGTGCAGTCAATCTCAATATCCAACTCGTAGACTTCCCCCGGCACCAAAGGTTCAGGCTCACGCAGCGACTTGCGACGCGTTGCGTTCAACATCCCTTTGGCGACCAAGTGCGAGGTGCCATCAGGCGCAACATCACAGAGGCTCACCGCAAAGCCAATCACAGACGCCGTGGACGAGATGAACAATACAGCGCGTGGATTGCCCGCGATATAGACGTCTTCTT
The window above is part of the Candidatus Roseilinea sp. genome. Proteins encoded here:
- a CDS encoding oxidoreductase; translation: MPARASFGHGVSDTQSRPCVRTRSYEKQNMRLQDKVCIITGAGSGIGRGTALLFAEHGATLVLVDRDLDGLTATQAQLPAGVSALAVRADVSKAADIARVVENALREHGRIDVVFNNAGIMPHGEMLDFTEGTWDEVMDVNVKGMFLMCKAVIPAMLVQGGGSIINTSSVMATLTEPGYEAYTSSKAAVIGLTKAIAVSYAEKNIRCNAICPGWVDTPMNLHLLEQMGEEQLKALIKRQQPTGRMATTREVAYCVLFLASDESSGVTGSALYVDGAASAAI